TGGACGCGCTGGACACCATTGCCTCCCACGAAGAGGTGGACGTGGTGATGGCGGCCATCGTCGGCGCTGCGGGCCTGGGCCCCTGCCTTGCGGCGGCCCGGGCCGGCAAGCGCTTGCTGCTCGCCAACAAGGAAGCGCTGGTGGTGGGCGGCGAGGTCTTCATGTCCGCCGTCCAGGAGGGCGGGGCCACGCTGCTGCCGATCGACAGCGAGCATTCGGCCATCTTCCAGTGCCTGCCGGAAGACCCGCAGACTTGGGCGCGCCGCGTGGACCACATTCTGCTGACCGCATCCGGTGGGCCGTTTCGCACCCGGGCGCCGGCCACGCTGCGCGATGTCACGCCGGAGCAGGCCTGCGCCCATCCCAATTTCTCGATGGGGCGAAAGATCTCGGTCGATTCGGCCACCATGATGAACAAGGCCCTGGAGGTCATCGAGGCGCGCTGGCTCTTCGATCTGGCGCCGGAGCAGATCAAGGTGGTGATCCATCCGCAGCAGATCATCCATTCCATGGTCCAGTTCGTGGATGCGTCGGTGCTGGCGCAACTGGGAACGCCGGACATGCGTGTTCCGATCGCCTGCGGGCTGGCTTGGCCGGAGCGCATCGAGAGCGGAACGCCGCGGCTGGATTTTTCCACCCTGTCCTCGCTCACCTTCGAGGAAGCCGATGCCACCCGCTTCCCGGGGCTGCACCTGTCCTGGCAGGCGCTGCGCGCGCAAAGCGGCACCACGGCGGTGCTCAATGCCGCCAACGAGGTGGCCGTAGCCTCGTTCCTGGAGCGCCGCATCCGTTTCGATCAGATTCATCGGCTGAACCTTGCAACTCTGGAGGCGGTGACGCCCTCCAACCCCGAATCGCTCGGGGCCCTGCTGGCGCTGGATGCCGAAGCGCGGTCCGTCGCTCTGCGCAGTGCGCAGCGGCTGGCCGCCTGAGCGATCGCCTCTGGGCAGAAAGACACCATGTTGCTGACCGTCATTGCCTTCATCGTCGCGCTGGGCGTGCTCATCGCCGTCCATGAATACGGCCACTACCGCGTAGCGATCGCCTGCGGCGTGAAGGTCCTTCGTTTTTCGGTGGGTTTCGGCAAACCCCTGCTGCGCTGGCAACCCAAGGGATCGCCCACGGAGTTCGTCATCGGCGCGTTTCCCTTGGGCGGGTACGTGCGCATGCTGGACGAGCGCGAGGCCCCCGTCGATGCCCATGAGCGCCACCTGTCGTTCAATGCCAAGCCGTTGCGCTCCCGCGCTGCGATTGTGGCAGCGGGTCCGGCGGCCAATCTGCTGCTCGCCGTGCTGCTGTACGCGGCAGTGAACTGGATGGGCGTGGAGGAGCCGAAGGCGGTTCTCGCCAGCCCCGTGCCCGGGTCCGTGGCCCAGAAAGCCGGCTTGCAAGGCGGCGAGCTCGTGCTGGAAGCGGCCCTCGGCAACGAAGAATCCGAGCCAGTGCGATCCTTCGAAGACCTGCGCTGGCTCCTGACCCGCGGCGCGCTCGACGGCACCGACGTCCGCCTGCAGGTGCAGCCGTCGCCCGGGGCGCCGCAGCGCCAGATGGTGCTGGAACTCGCGCAATTCGATGCGCGGGAGGCGGATGCGCAGCTCTTTCGCAAGATCGGCATCGTGGGTCCGTGGACGCGGCCCGTGCTTGGCGAGGTGGTCCAGGGTGGCCCGGCGCAACGCGCTGGATTGCGGCAGGGGGACCTGATCGTCAGGCTGGGTGCGACCAATGTGGTGGATGGCCAGCAGCTGCGGGAGCTCATCCGTGCATCGGTCAGTGGCGGGGTGGCTGTATCTCAGCCGTGGCGCATCGAACGCGGCGGCCAGACCTTGACGCTGGATGTACTGCCGGACTTGCACAGCGAGCATTCGGGCCCGGTCGGCCGCGTGGGGGCCTTCGTGGGCGCCCAGCCGGAGTTCGTGACCGTGCGGCACGGGCCGCTTGAAGGACTCTGGAATGGGGTGGTCCGCACCTGGGAGGTGTCGGCACTGACCCTGCGCATGATGGGGCGCATGGTGATCGGCGAGGCCTCGCTCAAGAACCTCAGCGGCCCGCTCACCATCGCCGATTACGCGGGTCGTTCGGCCAGCATGGGGCTGACCCAGTACCTGGTGTTTCTGGCCCTCATCAGCGTGAGCCTGGGCGTGCTGAACCTGCTTCCGCTGCCGGTTTTGGACGGTGGACACCTGATGTATTATCTTTGGGAAGGCGTGACTGGCAAGGGCGTGTCCGACGCCTGGATGGAGCGATTGCAGCGCGGCGGCGTGGCGGTGCTCCTCCTGATGATGTCCATCGCCCTGTTCAACGATATCACCCGGCTTTTTGGCTAACCTTTTTGCCGTGCGCGTTCACCGTGCGGTACCAGTTCACTCATGAAAAAACAATTCAATCGCTTGGGCGTGCGCAAGGCATGTGCCGTGGCCGCCATGGTTTTTGCTGCCAATGCGGCATGGGCCCTGGAGCCGTTCAAGGTGCAGGATATCCGGGTGGAGGGTTTGCAGCGCGTCGAGCCGGGCACGATCTTCGCGTCGATGCCGCTGCGGGTGGGTGACGACTACAACGACGAGAAGGGCGCTGCGGCGATCCGTGCGCTGTTCGCGCTGGGCTTGTTCAAGGATGTGCGCCTGGAGGCCAGCGGCAACGTGCTCGTGGTGGTCGTGGAAGAGCGGCCGACCATCGCCGACGTGGACTTCGCCGGTGCCCGCGAATTCGACAAGGACACGCTCAAGAAAGCCATGCGCGATGTGGGCCTGACCGAAGGCCGGCCTTTCGACAAGGCCCTGGCCGACCGCGCGGAGCAGGAGCTCAAGCGCCAGTACATCAACAAGAGCCTGTACGGCGCCGAGGTCGTGACCACGGTCACCCCCATCGAGCGCAACCGCGTCAACCTCACCTTCACCGTGACCGAAGGCGAGCCCGCGCGCATCAAGGAAATCCACCTGGTGGGCAACAAGGCCTTCAGCGAATCGACGCTCAAAGGGCTGTTCGACCAGGACACGGGCGGCTGGCTCAGCTGGTACACCAAGTCGGACCGCTATTCCCGCACCAAGCTGAACGCCGACCTGGAAACCCTGCGTTCCTACTATCTGGCACGCGGCTACCTCGAGTTCCGCATCGATTCCACGCAAGTGGCGATCTCCCCGGACAAGCAGGACATCACGATCACCGTCAACGTGACCGAGGGCCAGCGCTACGTGGTCTCCGGCGTGAAGATCGAAGGCAATTACCTGGACCGCGACGACGAGTTCAAGTCGCTGATCACCATCCAGCCCGGCGAGCCCTACAACGCCGACAAGGTGGCCGAAACCACCAAGGCATTCACCGACTACTTCGGCAATTTCGGCTTCGCGTTCGCGCGCGTCGAAGCGGTGCCCGAAGTGGACCGCGAGAACAACCGCGTGGCCCTGGTACTGCGCGCCGAGCCGGCCCGCCGTGCCTACGTGCGCCGCATCAACGTGAGCGGCAACAACCGCACGCGCGACGAAGTGATCCGCCGCGAGTTCCGCCAGTACGAAGCCTCCTGGTACGACGGCGACAAGATCAAGCTGTCCCGTGACCGCGTGGACCGCCTGGGCTTCTTCACCGAAGTCAATGTGGAAACGCAGGAAGTGCCGGGCTCGGCCGATCAGGTGGACCTGGTGGTGAACGTGGCCGAAAAGCCCACCGGATCGCTGCAGCTGGGCGCGGGCTTCTCGAGCGCGGAAAAGGTCTCGCTGTCGTTCAGCATCAAGCAGGAGAACGTGTTCGGTTCGGGCAACTACCTCGGGGTGGACGTCAACACCAGCAAGTACCGCCGCACGCTGGTGTTCAGCACCACCAACCCGTATTTCACGCGGGACGGCATCTCGCGCACGCTCGATCTGTACTACCGCACCGACAAGCCGTACGAGGACCAGGGTGGCAACTACGAGCTGATCACCGCTGGTACCAGCGTGCGCTTCGGCATCCCCTTCAGCGAAACCGATACCGTGTTCTTCGGGGGCGGCCTCGAACAGACGCGGATCAAGCTGGGCACCAACATTCCCGCCGCGTACCTGTCGTATGCCACGACCTACGGCTCCAGCAGCACCGCGATTCCGCTCACGATCGGCTGGTCGCGCGATGACCGAGACAGCGCCTTGGCGCCCAATTCGGGCCGCTACCAGCGCCTGAACACCGAATGGTCGGTGGCCGGCGATGCGCGCTATGTGCGTGGCAATTACCAGTTCCAGCAGTATGTGCCGCTGAACAAGAAGTTCACCATGGCATTCAACAGCGAGTTCGGCTGGGGCAAGGGCATGAACGGCCGGCCGTTCCCGGTGTTCAAGAACTACTACTCGGGCGGCCTGGGCTCCGTGCGCGGTTTCGACCAGGGCACGCTGGGTCCTCGCGACGTGACGGGTGCGTCGCTGGGCGGACCGAAGAAGGTCACGCTCAATGCCGAGTTGATCGCACCGTTCCCAGGTGCGGGCAACGACCGCACGCTGCGCGTGTTCACCTTCGTGGATGCGGGCAACGTGTACGGCGAAGATGAAAAGGTCACCCTCAGCGACATGCGTGTCTCTGCCGGCCTGGGCCTGAGCTGGATTTCTCCGCTCGGTCCGCTTCGCCTCGCTTTTGCGCAACCGGTGCGCAAGTTCGCCGGCGATAGAATCCAGAAACTGCAATTCCAGATCGGAACGTCTTTCTAATGAAATCTCTCTCCCGCCATATTCCCCTCGTTCTCTTGCTGGGCACGCTCGGTGCAGCCGTGCCTGCACAGGCGCAGGAGTTCAAGGCCGGCTTCGTCAACACCGACCGCATCTTCCGCGAAGCCAGCACCGCCAAGGCGGCCCAGGCCAAGCTGGAGCAGGAGTTCTCCCGTCGTGAGAAGGACCTCGTGGAGCAGGGCAACAGCCTGAAGTCCGCCACCGAGAAGTTCGAGCGCGAAGCGCCCACGATGGCCGAGAGCCAGCGCACGGCCCGCCAGCGCCAGCTGGTCGACCAGGACCGCGACTTCCAGCGCAAGCGCCGCGAATTCCAGGAAGACCTGGGCGCCCGCAAGAACGAAGAGCTGGGCCAAGTGCTCGAGCGCGCCAACAAGGTCGTCAAGCAGGTCGCCGAGGCCGAGAAGTACGACGTGATCCTTCAGGAAGCCGTCTACATCAACCCCAAGCACGACATCACCGACAAAGTGATCAAGGCACTGAATGCCGCTGCTGCCACGCCCGCCAAGTGATGGCCGTCGGCTGACGGGGCGCGCGGCGTGAGCCTCTCTCTGGGGCAGATCGTCGATGCGCTGGGCGGCACGCTGGAGGGGGGCGAGAGGGACGGAGAAATCCGCCGCATCGCTCCCCTGGAGTCTGCAGGTCCCGGTGACCTGGCTTTTTTAAGCCATCCGCGCTACCAGCAGCAACTGGCCGCCTCCCGGGCGGCCTGTGTCATTGTGGCGCCATCGATGCGCGAGGCCGGGCTGGCCCGGGGGGCGTGCATCGTCGCGGACGAGCCGTACGTGTATTTCGCGCGTGCCACGCAGCTGTGGAAGCGCGCGCATGCCGTGGCGGTGGCGCAGGGCATCCATCCCAGCGCGGTGGTGGACCCCGACGCCACGGTGCATCCCACGGCCGTCATCGGCCCGCTGTGCGTGGTGGAGCGCGGCGCGCACGTGGGCGCGGGCACGGTGCTCAAATCGCGGGTGACGTTAGGCGAGGACTGCCACATCGGCGAGCGCTGCATCGTGCATGCCGGCGTGGTGATCGGGGCCGACGGCTTCGGCTTTGCGCCGCAGGGCGGCGAGTGGGTCAAGATCGAACAGTTGGGGGCCGTGCACATCGGCAACGACGTCGAGATCGGCGCCAACACCTGCATCGACCGCGGCGCACTGGAAAACACGGTCATCGAAGATGGCGTGAAGCTCGACAACCTCATCCAGATCGGCCACAACGTGCGCATCGGCCGGCATTCCGCCATGGCGGGGTGCGTGGGGGTGGCGGGCAGCGCGACCATCGGCGCGCATTGCACGGTGGGGGGCGGAGGCATCGTGCTGGGGCATCTCGAACTGGCCGACCACGTGCACGTGTCGGCGGCCACGGTGGTCACGCGATCGCTGACCCGGCCGGGTCAATACACCGGCATGTTCCCCATCGACGAAAATGCGAAGTGGGAAAAAAACGCGGCCACGCTCAAGCAGCTTCACAGCCTGCGCGAACGGATCAAGGCCCTCGAACAAACTCGAAAAGACGGTTAGACCGCATCTTCCAATGATGGATATCCACCAAATTCTCAAGCTCTTGCCGCACCGCTATCCGTTTCTGCTGGTGGACCGCGTGGTCGAACTCGAAAGGGGCAAGCGCATCCAGGCGCTCAAGAACGTCACGATCAACGAGCCTTTCTTCACGGGGCATTTCCCGAGCCGGCCCGTGATGCCCGGCGTGCTCATGCTCGAGGCCCTGGCGCAGGCCGCGGGCCTGCTGTCGTTCGACATGATGGGCGAGGCGCCCGGCGACGACAAGGTGTTCTATTTCGTCGGCATCGACGGCGCGCGCTTCAAGCGCCCCGTGGAGCCGGGCGACCAGCTCATCCTGGAAGTGGATCTGGACCGCATCAAGGGCGGCATCTACAAGTTCAAGGGCCTGGCACGCGTGGGCGACAGCGTGGCCTGCGAGGCCGAGATCATGTGCACCATGCGCACCGTGGGCTGACGCTGCGAGGGCAGGGCGGCACGTGACCAGCAGCATCCACTCCACAGCCATCGTCGACCCCGCAGCGCGGATCGACGCCTCCGCGGCCATTGGCCCCTATGCGGTGATCGGCCCGCACGTGACGATCGGTGCGCGCACCTCGGTGGGTGCGCACTGCGTCATCGAAGGGCGCACCACGATCGGCGAAGACAACCGGATATTCCAGTTCGCCTCGCTGGGCGCCGCGCCGCAGGACAAGAAGTACGCCGGCGAGCCCACCGAGCTGCGCATCGGCGACCGCAACACGATCCGCGAGTTCTGCACGTTCAACACCGGCACGGCGCAGGACCGGGGCGTGACCACGATCGGCAACGACAACTGGGTGATGGCCTATGTGCACATCGCCCACGACTGCGTGGTCGGCCACCACACCGTGCTGGCCAACAACGCCACGCTGGCCGGCCATGTGCACGTGGGTGACCACGCCATCATCGGCGGCCTCACGGGCGTGCACCAGTTCACCAAGGTGGGCGCGCACGTCATGGCCGGGTTCGCCAGCCACATCTCGCAGGACGTGCCCCCCTTCATGATGGTGGACGGCAATCCGCTGTCCGTGCGCGGGTTGAACCTTGAAGGCCTGCGCCGGCGCGGGTTCTCGGCCGACCGGCTCGCCGCGATCAAGCAGGCGCACCGCCTGCTGTATCGCCAGGGCCTCACGCTGGACGCGGCGCGGCAGGCGATTGCCGAGTTGCCGTTGGTCCACGGCGAGGCCGCGCCCGACATCGCGCTGCTGCTGGATTTCATCGCCAACTCTTCGCGCGGCATCGCGCGCTGACCGCGATGGCGCCCTCCCTCCAACCGGCACCGCGCATCGCGATGGTGGCAGGCGAAACCTCCGGCGATCTGCTGGCGGGCCTACTGCTCGACGGCCTGCAGGCGCAGTGGCCGGGCGTGACCGGGCAGGGCATTGGCGGGCCGCAGATGCAGCGGCGGGGCTTCACAGCCTGGTGGCCGAGCGAGCGCCTGGCCGTGCATGGCTACAGCGTCGAGCTGCTGCGCCGGCTCTGGGGCATCGTGCAGATCCGCAAGCAATTGCGGCGGCGGCTGCTCGCGGCCCCGCCGCAGGTCTTCGTCGGCGTGGATGCGCCCGATTTCAACCTGGGGCTCGAATCCGACCTACGTGCGGCTGGCATCAAGACGGTGCACTTCGTGTGCCCTTCGATCTGGGCCTGGCGTGCGGAGCGCATCGACAAAATCAAGCGCAGCGCCGACCACGTGCTGTGCATCTTCCCGTTCGAGCCCGCGCTCCTGGCCCACCACGGCATTGCGGCCACTTATGTCGGCCATCCGCTGGCGAATGTGATTCCCATGCAGCCGGACCGCGAGGCGGCGCGTGCCCGGCTTGGGTTGGCCCGCGGCGACGAGGTGTTGGCCATCCTGCCAGGTAGCCGTTCGGCCGAGGTGGACTACATCGCCGCGCCGTTCCTGCGGGCGGCGGCCTTGCTGCGCCAGGCGCGCCCCGCGTTGCGCATGGTCATTCCGGCTGTGCCGGCGCTGCGTGAGCGCATCGAGCAGGTGGTGCGCGAATGCGGCATGGCCGAGGCCGTGCAGGTCGTCGAAGGCCAGTCGCACACCGTGCTGGCGGCCTGCGACTGCACGCTGATCGCCAGCGGCACGGCCACGCTGGAGGCAGCCCTGTTCAAGCGGCCCATGGTGATCGGCTACCACATGCACCCCATCAGCTGGCGCCTCATGCGGCGCAAGCAACTGCAGCCGTGGGTGGGGCTGCCCAACATCCTTTGCGGTGAGTTCGTCGTGCCCGAGCTGATCCAGGACGCCGCCACTCCGGAGGCGCTGGCCGCGGCCGTGACGCAGTGGCTCGACGCGCCCACGCAATCCCCCGGCACGCTGGCGGCTCTGGAGCAGCGCTTCACCGCGCTGCACGAAACCCTGCGCCGCGACACCCCCCGATTGGCCGCCTATGCGATCCAGAAAATCCTTGCCGCCTGAGCAGGCGGCCCTGCCGTGGCACCCCCCGGGCCTGGTGGCCGGGGTGGACGAAGCCGGGCGCGGTCCGCTGGCCGGCCCGGTGGTGGCTGCCGCCGTGATCCTCGACGATCAGAATCCGATCGCCGGGTTGGCCGATTCCAAGACATTGACCGCCGCGCGCCGCGAAGCGCTGTACGACGAGATCCGCGCCAAGGCCCTGTGCTGCGCGGTGGCCGAGGCCAGCGTGGAAGAGATCGACACCATCAACATCCTGCAGGCGACCATGCTGGCCATGCAGCGCGCGGTACAGGGGCTGCGCCTGAAGCCCGTGCGCGTGCTGGTGGACGGCAACCGGCTGCCCGTGCTGGAAGTGCCCGCGGACGCCATCGTCAAGGGCGATGCGCTGGTGCAGGCCATTTCTGCGGCGTCGATCCTGGCCAAGGTCACGCGCGACCGCTGGTGCGCGCAATTGCACCTGGAATATCCCCAATATGGCTTTGCCGGCCACAAGGGATATGGGACGGCCGAGCACATGGCGGCGCTGCAGCAGCATGGCGCTTGCCCACACCACCGCCGCTCGTTTTCACCCGTGGCTGCGGCCCTCGTCCAGGGCCACGCGGCGGTGCTCCCGCTGCCTTCGGTGCCTACCGTGAATGGAGGGCACGCGTTGCCGGCGCCGCAGGGCCTGGTGCAGGTGGAATGGCAGCCGGCATGACCTCGGACAACGTCACCTTCGTTCAGTCGCGCGACAACGCGTTCGTCAAGGACCTGCGGCGCCTGGCGCAGGACAGCAGCGCCTACCGCAAGCAGGGCCGTGTGTGGCTGGAAGGCGACCACCTGTGCCGTGCGGCGCTGGCCCGGGGGCTGCAGCCTGCGGTGGCCGTGTATGCGGAGTCTTTTTGGCCTGCAGCGCAAGAAAACTACCGGCATGCTGCTATTAAAAACATAGTGATTGCCGATCCCCTCTGGGCGGACGTCAGCGGCCTCGAATCGCCGGCACGCATGGGCTTCGTGCTGGAGATGCCGGCAGCCGCGGCGTTGGTGCCGGGCGTGTCCACCGTGGTGCTCGACCGCTTGCAGGACGCCGGCAACGTGGGGTCCATCTTGCGCAGTGCATCGGCATTCGGTTTCGGACAGATCGCGGCCATCAAGGGCACGGCGGCGCTGTGGAGCGCCAAGGTGCTGCGGGCCGGCATGGGGGCCCATTTCGGCCTGCGGCTGGTGGAGGGGCTCGATGCGACGGACATCGATGCGCTCGGTCTACCCCTGCTGGCGACCAGTTCGCACGGCGGGGAGTTCCTGCACCGGGCGCAACTGCCCTGGCCTTGCGGCTGGGTCATGGGGCATGAAGGGCAGGGCGTGTCACCGGCGCTGCAGGAGCGCGCGAGCCGCCTGATCCGCATTGCCCAGCCGGGCGGGGAGGAATCGTTGAATGTGGGTGCGGCCGCCGCGATCTGCCTGCATGCGAGCGCTGCGGCGGCGGAGACGGGGCGCACCTGACGGCCTGGCCCGCAGGCTTTCAGCGATGCGGGCAGACCTTGGTCAGAGCGGTCAGAGAGGGCGGTGAGCGCCTCGCAGCGACGCCCCCCCCCGCGGGTTGCGGTACGGCCGCCCTGAGGAAGGGCGGCCCACCAAGAGCGTCAGGCCATCGCTTCTTCATCCGCCATCAGCTCTTCCTTTCGGGCTTCGAGCGCTTCGCGCATGGCCACGAGGTCGAGCTTGCGGGCGGCACGCGCCTTGGGAAAGATCTCGTTGCGCTCTTCCTTCACGTGGTGGTCGATGTACTCGCCCAACACGGTCACCTTGGCATCGAACATTTCATCGGCGGCGCTGGCCGCCTCGATCTGCGCGATCAGGTCCTTGGCGCTGGCGTGCTCCACTTCGGCTTCGGCGAGGAGGTCGGTGTCCTTGATGGCATCGCGCAGGGCGGGATAGAAGATCTCTTCTTCGATCTGCGCATGCACGGCCAACTCGCGGCAGATCTGGCGCGCCAGTTCGAACCGCTGGGTGGCGGCCGCCTTGGAGCGGGACTCCATCAGCGATTCGTATTCCTTGAACATTTTCTTGACGGCGCGATGGTCCGCATCGAGCAGGGAGCAGGCGTCTCGGGGTGCACGGGTGGTCATGGGATTTCCTTGTCGATGGTGTGTGTGGGGAAGGCCATGCTGCACGGGTGGTCTACCCCCTGCCGTAGGACGCCAAGCCACGGCCGTGCGCGGGTTGGCCTTCGGCCGACACGCCGCTGGGGCAGGGCCACGGGGCCCATCGATCATTGGATTGGCTGCGGATGGTGCTGGCAACGCGCGTTGGTCGCCGCCGTTCAGCCGCTCGATGCAGGGCTGCTGTGCAGCGCCGGCACATGCAATAAAGGCTCCAAAAGAAAAACCCCTGACTCTTGCGAATCAGGGGTTTCCATTTGGTGCCGGAGAGATGAATCGAACACCCGACCTTCTCATTACGAATGGAAAGGTGTGGCCTTATTTTGCTGGTGATTTTTGTATATGATGCCTTTATTGGCACATTTCTGGCACAGTCAGCAGCGAGTGGCGTTTTCAATGGCAGCAATCAACAAGCGTGGCCCGTACCAGTGGCGTGCGCAGATCCGTAGGCATGGCTTTCCCCCTCTGAGCAAGACCTTCACCACCAAGGCCGAAGCCGAGGCCTGGGCGAAGATGAACGAGTCGGAAATGGCGCGTGGCGTCTGGGTCAGCAGGGGCGAGGCCGAGGCCACGACCCTTCACGAAGCGCTGGAGCGCTACGAGGAAGAGGTGACGCCAGGAAAGAAGAGCGCGGCCGGCGAGAAGTCGTTCTTGCGCATCTGGCGGGCCACCACGATGGCCAAGCGGCCGCTGGCGTCGATCCGCAGTGCGGACGTGGCTAAGCTGCGCGATGTGTGGCTGAAGGAGTACCAGCCGGCCACGGTGCTCCGGCGCCTCGCTGTGTTGTCCCACGTCTTCACCATCGCGCGCAAGGAATGGGGCATGGAGAGCTTGTCCAATCCGGTGGAACTGGTGCGAAAGCCACAGCCGGACAATGCCCGGACCCGCCGCATCGCCGTCGAAGTGCCGAAGGCTGACAGTCATCTGCCGATTGAAGAGCCGGCGCAGCGCAACGCCAGCGAAGGGGAACTGGAGCGCATCGTTGCGGCGAGCGGTTCGGTGTTGCTGCCTGCGGTCATCACGCTGGCCGTTGAAACGGCTATGCGACGCAGTGAGATCGTGGGGTTGCGATGGGAGCACATTGATCTAGATCGTCGGGTGGCACATCTGCCAGCAACCAAGAATGGCAGTTCACGCGACGTGCCGTTGTCTTCCCGTGCAATCCAAGTTCTCGCCGCTTTGAAAGACGACCAGATCGACGCCAAGGAAGACGGGGAAGAGCCGGGCGAATCAGGCTCCGACGACGGGGCAGTGTTCGGTATCCGCAGCGATGCCGTTACAAGGGCCTTTGAACGCGCTGCAGCGCGTGCACGCAAGGGCTACCTGCAGGAGTGCAAGGAAAAGCGCCAGAAGCCCGATGCGCGGTACCTCACCGATCTGCGCTTCCATGACCTGCGACACGAGGCCACTTCGCGCCTGGCTGAGATTTTTCCGCTGCATGAACTCACCAAGATCACAGGGCACAAGGATCCGCGTATGTTGATGCGGTACTACCACCCGCGCGCCGAGGATCTGGCGAAACGGCTGGCGTGAAAACATTCGGATTGCCGCCTGGCCGCTTATGCCGACTCAAAAATAGGAATCTGTAGGGGTTTCTGCGTAAATTCCACGCAGCCGTGAAAAGATTAAGCGCAGCGCTGCGCAGGTTTTACGCAGCGCTGCGCTTATGATGCGCAGATGCTGTCGCGCCGTATCACGTTTGCCGATCTGGCGGCCGTTGGCCGTGTGGATAGGCATCGTCTGCGTAACCTCCTGAAAGACCTTCCGGAGTTCGCGCAGCGGCCTGCCAGCGAGCGCGTGGCCAGCGAGTACACCCTCCACGATCTTACGGTCGTGGCAGTGTTGTGCGACCTCGATCGCATGGGCTTTCGCAAGGAAGCCATCGCTAAGTGGATGGCCCCCATCCAGCAGGCCTTGCATGGGCCCCGCTTGATCGATGGCCTGCAGCTATTCCTCACCAGCGACCCTCACAAGGCTTCGTTGGTTGATCGTCAGTTCTTCCCGGGCGCAGGTGTCGTTGTCGATCTGGAACGGGCGCTGAGCGTAGTGGATAGCCACTGCAGCGGTCTGGAGGGAGACCGCGAGCAACAGCGCGACCTGGACTTCGGCCCTACCAGTGTTGCCGTATCTCAGGCAGTGAAGACAACGCGAGGGCGCAGCCATGGATAGCTTGCGCGATTGTCTCGAAAAAGCGGGTGTCACTGCGCAGAGCACGGTCGATTTCGGAGCCGTCGCGAGCCCACGCCACGTGCGCTATCTCGACCTACTGGGCAGTCGGGAAAGTGATGAGTTGCTGCCCGACGCGGTTGTGGAGTCGGGCGGCGTACCGCTCGCCTACGTGGTCCGGCGCGACACTTTGGGCAGTTCACCTGCCGACACCGCTGCGCTCGCGCGTTTGGTCCGCGTGCTGGCCTGCCGGGCCGACGCGCGCTATCTGGCGGTCTTCGAGCCCGGTCAGGTGGTGGTGTATCCAATCCGGATGGACGCGGCGTTGCCCGCCCCAGCGTTGTCGGACACCGAGGCAGGCCAGTACGCTCGGTTTCGCGGAATGCTGAGCGGTAGCGCGGTGGATGCATCGCCCAACGTGTCTGCCCGAAAGTCCCGCAAAGCCGAAGTTCAGTGGCTGGACGGGCTGCTGTTCCAGTTGCTGACCGACGCTGCACGTGCGATCCACGCAGCCGCACCGTCGCTGACCGTACAGCAGGTGTTGGCGCTGGTGGGGCGCGCGCTCTTCTTTAGGTTCCTCGTTGACCGGCGCATCGTTGGGGAGGCCGATCTCGGCCGCATCAGCCGCGTGGACAACCTGAGCCTGGTGTTTGGCAACCTCGATGCGCTGCTGCAGACGTGCTCCTGGCTGGACAAAACCTTCAACGGGGATCTGCTCAGCCTTGGGGGGGCGCACGACGATCTCGACAGATATGGGGACCTGCGGCAGTTGCTGGGGGAGGGCGCCGACACGGTTTGCTGGCATCTGACCAACATCCAGTGCAAAGCCGTCAGGGGCCAGTTGCCGCTGCAATGGGGCGGAATCTACTTCAAG
This region of Acidovorax sp. GBBC 1281 genomic DNA includes:
- a CDS encoding site-specific integrase, with translation MAAINKRGPYQWRAQIRRHGFPPLSKTFTTKAEAEAWAKMNESEMARGVWVSRGEAEATTLHEALERYEEEVTPGKKSAAGEKSFLRIWRATTMAKRPLASIRSADVAKLRDVWLKEYQPATVLRRLAVLSHVFTIARKEWGMESLSNPVELVRKPQPDNARTRRIAVEVPKADSHLPIEEPAQRNASEGELERIVAASGSVLLPAVITLAVETAMRRSEIVGLRWEHIDLDRRVAHLPATKNGSSRDVPLSSRAIQVLAALKDDQIDAKEDGEEPGESGSDDGAVFGIRSDAVTRAFERAAARARKGYLQECKEKRQKPDARYLTDLRFHDLRHEATSRLAEIFPLHELTKITGHKDPRMLMRYYHPRAEDLAKRLA